A single window of Candidatus Methylomirabilota bacterium DNA harbors:
- a CDS encoding (2Fe-2S)-binding protein → MTINGVAHSHDVEPRLLLVHFIRELAGLTGTHVGCDTSQCGACTIHLNGQAVKSCTILAVQADGAQIATIEGMAKDGKLHPIQDAFWEKHGLQCGFCTPGMIMSAAQLLQRYPKPTEEQIRHQLDGNLCRCTGYHNIVKAIQYAAEKMPAK, encoded by the coding sequence ATGACCATCAATGGCGTCGCTCACTCTCATGACGTCGAGCCCCGGCTCCTGCTCGTGCACTTCATCCGCGAGCTGGCCGGGCTCACGGGCACGCACGTGGGCTGCGACACGAGCCAGTGCGGGGCCTGCACCATCCATCTGAATGGCCAGGCCGTGAAGTCCTGTACCATCCTGGCCGTCCAGGCCGACGGCGCCCAGATCGCCACGATCGAAGGCATGGCCAAGGACGGCAAGCTGCACCCCATCCAGGACGCCTTCTGGGAGAAGCACGGGCTGCAGTGCGGCTTCTGCACGCCGGGCATGATCATGTCCGCGGCGCAGCTCCTCCAGCGCTATCCCAAGCCGACGGAGGAACAGATCCGGCACCAGCTCGACGGCAATCTCTGCCGCTGCACGGGCTACCACAATATCGTCAAGGCCATTCAGTACGCCGCCGAGAAGATGCCGGCGAAGTAG